GGAGGATGTCAAATGCTTGGAATTCAAGATGTGACTTAGAGACTTTGCTgtgttcttgtttttattttcttcattttgtaATTTGGTTTTCCAATCATTTCGGTTACTCACCGTTAAGGTATtgaataaaagcggaaattgaATCGTTTTTGGCACAATGACTTGCCGCAAAGGTCAGCACATACTCGagagaatatttacatatgtatgtacatacatacatataaatttgtataaaaaatgttaacttcggtcgCACCGTATCTATAATAGCCTTcacaagtaaaaaagtttttatttaagaatttgatttttatattttatagggtttccAGAAGCCCCCTTCTGAGTattataaacttcgtggcaaacttaatatactatCTGTTGAGAATAATCTCCATTGTGTGGcatcatttaataaatatttagtagCACGTGTTCACCACTCACAGCATGTATGATAGCCACGGGTTTACATTTTgtgtattattaaaattatataaaatgagATATTTTACTAATTCTTTTGTAAGAGTTCATTACTTAGCACTTAATAGGGAACTGTGATTTTCGATTGCATGCATGTAAGCATTTAGCAAAGTGTCTACTCgttgtattatatacatatgtacatatgtatgtaagtacagtGTGCACATTTATTTTGGTACGCTGATAAGGTGTTGAACCCCAGCAGGTAATCAAATTAACTATTAAATGCGCAGTTGGTGTTATTGCTAAATTATCAGTTGTATTATTTGTTAGTTTATTGTTAGTATATAAACCTAGGAAGCCTGCCGTCTTAATACGCTTgaagaagtaataaaaaaattgtatgaagtaataaaaaaaaagctatgaaaaaataaaaataaaatatttgaaattataaaaatatttatcattttacAATGATAAATTAGCTACAAATAACGGTATATAGTTTCAAAAATCTTACATATTCGTAAAATATGTTATCATATAGTTGAGGTTATGCTGAATCTGAAAAGAAATATGCTTCTTTCTTTAGTTTATTTCCTACAGGCATATAGACATGCCTTTattcattataatttaatttacatgtgattattattattttacgaaTGACTGATTGCTTGTTGACTCCCTATTCTAATGGCTTCCTATAGATTTCTAATCTTTTGTGCCTCTGACGCTCCCgttataaaaactataaataatttataataatttgttgaaaaaatttaacaaaattatatattcatcGTGTATAAAAAGCTGGAGAGGTGTTAGCTTAGTAGGTGTGATTTTGTTAGCAAGGGTTGTTTGTGCTTCCACTTTGTCCTTTTGATTGTTAACGTTGAAGTTGACACATCCGTTCCCTCTACGGTGGTCGCTATGTAACCAGAACGAAAACGGATTTTTATCCAACCAATTACCGTCAACTGGGCAGCATTCCACCAAATAACTACAGtgatgttttctgccgctacaacaacattgCAGTTGACACACAATTTCCGCGTCCATCTTTACTCTTTTCTTTGATCGTTTTAATATGAACAACGTAAGATTACACCTCGCTTATTTAGACAACGACTGACTCACAAATCATTGTTTCGttccaaatttaattaattctttgttACCCTATAAGCGTTGTTgcataaaaagaaagaaacatcCATCAGTATTCTGCTTTAGCATTTGTTGCCTTTAAACCTgtcataaatttacatttttacacatgatttatatacatacatacattcatatataaatttgtatatggaCATGACACTTTGCTACCGTTCGTATAAAATCGCTGCATAAAATTACAATGAGATTGTTTTTTATCCAAAGTCGCTGTGTTTCTTCTTCTTGGAAAGTTTCCCTGCTTAGATTTCGTTTTACAGTTATACTTTCCTCATATAATATTCGAACACAAGCGTTTCGCATGGTAGGTGTTAAGAGACCCATTGCTACAGTCCTAATTTTGTTacaccctgaacagggtatattaagtttaccacgaagCTTCTAACATCCACtaagaaacgtcggagaccttagaaactatatgtatacatatatatttaaactccAACTAGTCGCCCCAAGTTAGAGTTATTGatctggccaggcacggtgctgctttacttatatagagccaactggcagccagcttcccgcgaatttaccTCGTGActtcacatcacatcgcggcgcgacagtcacctaatTTTGTTACACCCTGAACAGGgaatattaagtttaccacgaagCTTCTAACATCCACTAAGAAATGTCGGAGACCTTagaaagtatatgtatacatatatatttaaactccAACTAGTCCTCCAATGTTAGAGTTATTGatctggccaggcacggtgctgctttacttatataggcagctggcagccagcttcccgcgaatttaccTCGTGActtcacatcacatcgcggcgcgacagtcacccaAGCAGTGGCCAGGCACTGTGCCTGCTCTGCTTATATAGCCAACTGGcggccagcttcccgcgaatttaccTCGTGActtcacatcacatcgcggcgcgacagtcacccaAGCAGTGGCCAGGCACTGTGCCTGCTCTGCTTATATAGGCAACTGGCTTATAAAGAGCCAGTCGATCATCGACCAtaatcaaatccttgtatggaaaaattctttatctgaaaatatatcttctcgaaattggcgtggattattgttcaaaggcaacgctataatttcagaaaatattatgcagatcggaccattataacatatagctgccgtacaaactgtcCGTTtaatatcaacattttttgttataagtaatgcacctgtgaagggtattttagcttcTTATTGACTtcagttgttttaattaaatagcaTCAAGATGCACGCTACAAATATGAGGAAAAGCTCTTCCAAACAGTTTACGAaaataatacttaatacttattgGATTTTTACATACCttctgtatgtgtatgtatagaaATATAATCTTAAAGATGCTGCGAATGAATATATAGTTTCGACCGCAAAGGCATTGAGATGCTTATACTGGAGGTGATTCATACTAGCCAATTGATACTGCAGGCTGTGTGCTGACTATGCCTCGGACCGCAAACTCGCCTTGATAATTGAAATTATAGTGCAAGTCTCTCACCTCACACCTGCACGGAGTTGTCTACTTATGACTTTTATAACAATTTGTAAACTTacgcatgtaaatatgtatgtatgtaattttgtcTTGTTCAAGCGGAGTCATTTCTTTATTCGCGTTTGCTGTTGCTTTGTCTCCATCAACACCCACATGATGACACCAGCCTATGGCTACttaatgtgtacatatgtttgtatctttatatgtatttatgtctgtAGGTGTGCTTTCGTTTCCTTTCTCTGTTATTATTGTGCAGGTACTTAACAAGTTACGCTTTGTTTATTTCTCATGAatcatatgaaatatttttgttttccttaatgttttaaaaatattatttttcattagctTTATGCGCTCTTTTCCcctttttcgtaataaagtgtaTGCGAAGCTTTCTTTCGCTGAACGCGTGTGGGAAATtgcacaaaatatacatatacacgtacatacatgcatatattacaTACAAGGATATTCACATTCATACGTAtggtacataagtacatacatatttacatacatacatataaaattgtaaaaattcatgAGCGAGCGAGCGTATCATATGTGTtttcctgcccgccaattacgATATCTTACTTCATGCCATAACCATTAaaatttcttgttattattggaaaatatttggCACGCCAAACCTGAAcaaagtaatatatgtatgtatgtatatttatataaacgcaaaaatgtgtgtgtgtttgcagtCGTCATTCGCTGCCCGTCTGGCCTGTTGTGGCAAATCAATTTTCTTGCTAAGAATTTCCGAGcgacatgcacatatgtacatacatgcatacacgtGTTCGCGTTCGTTTGCTTGCTcgtgtgtgtggctgtgtgcgtGTGGGAAATTAAGCCAACTGTCGCGTTGAAATGTAATCAGTTTTGTCCCTACGcttttgcatataaataaatacacacacacacacatgaatacTTGTATTATTGGTTTATTGGCCAGCACTTTTCCGCGCGCCTGCACACgcccatacaaacatacatacatatgtagctattcATGTTATTTTTTCGGCTGTGTTGTTTCATTCAATTGCCACCATATActatgtacatttgtacattgatacatacatatgtacatacattatatattcGTTAGTATAAATGTATggccaaacaaataaattagaaGGAAGCAATGGAAAGTCACTTAGTTCGGTCGGTCAGCGCGCATCTTCAGCATGAGTGTGTGTCTTATTTTCTACTTCAAGTGTTGAGTGATTAAAATCtgccaaatatttatgcaatttgcgtattcatatacatacatagatatatttgTGGGTTGTTTGATTCAtaccatatatttttgtattctgTGCCTTCTATTTGGCGGCCGAAAGTCTTGACTGGATTTTGCCGCTTATTCCGTTCATTTCCGAGAAAGTACGTATTGAAGTCCATTAAAGTATCcgttataatattaattaaattgtttatgtTAATAtgtgcaaattttaatttttcaatcgtgcctttaatgtattttattatgTGTTGCTCcaaataatttacttaatttttagcTGACCAAATCTCTAATAAAATCTCAGTGCTATACAAACAATTataagcaaatttaaaaataccaaaGTGTGCGGCGGATTTGAATGCGCAAATTAATAGTGAAAAAGGTGttaaatggtaaaaaaaaaaaactatttatggttGTTTGCTAAAACCGTTAACTTATGGAGGCGCttgtattaagttttttatataatttctgtCATTTtcgaaatactaaaaaaaattacaaaaaaattaaaaaggactGTTTGGTCGGCATCAATCCTTAAAAATATCTCAGGAACTTTTTCGGCcgctaaagctacaacaacaacacgtccTAGtccatttaaattttgtgttgccAATGGAATCACGGCAGTGGGAGTATGCTTTATCGGGCACGCCTATCGAGGGAAGGTCGTGAAGTCTTCAGAAACTTGTCTCAAGCGAGTCGTCGATCCATCTCGGTTAATGCCGATATCATCGAAAAAGCTAAGAAAGAGCAGAAGAAAAGCTTAACGACACTGTGGACTCTACATTCGTCAACCGCATAATTGCTGGTGATGAGACGttgttttataaatacacatgtatgtatgttgaaacTGTCCAATAATCTAGCGAATAACGCTCCAAACTGAAACTTATAACTGCCTTTTTTTGAAGGCGATTGTAAGGATTTGTATTACGACATCGTGTCCGGGTAAAATTTGATTTGATGGTTCATAAATATCAACTGAACATCAGCCCGCTGTGTGAATCTAacggatttttcaataaaagcgctacaaaattgtttttaaataaatcaaaaatggtttgggatataaatgaaattctttattcctgtgaaaatACATTTGATGACATTACCTATGGAacttgatttcttttgcatgaccACCACGCTCATGCTTGCAGAAGTCccgacgctgaacccaattttcgacgggtttcaagcataaattctatgaaaatatataaaatcaatgTGAACGCCCGTTTTAGCTGCTCCATTTCACTGTATAATCCAGTAAAAGCTGTTGAAACTCGTTCGCCCGCAAAACTTTGGGAATTTTCTTATCGCGAAGTGAAAAAGCCCACTCTGACACTCTGACTTTGCCTTAGTAATCATTAATTTATCAAGTGTCCTGTCCGCTTTGACATttgatttaaaatgtttaacaagTTTTGCtaataaacacacacaccaacacataaGTAGCGGTTTTATCAATCTAAATATAAAACACTTCTAACGTCTAATAACATCTGTTAAATaagattaattaataatatttgtttaagtatacttactcatataaatttattgtatttgcgagtatacacacacgcacgcacatacatatattacagttggtcataatatacataatatacttacatgtgacttaattaatttattaagtctgtaaaattttattttaagcgcAGCAAAGTTATTTAAAGCCGCAAACCTTGTTAACACTCCGTTATAATTTTATGTCATTGTTTTTAACGTTATTCGTTGGAGTAAACAATTAACATGAcataatcttaattttttccataagtAGTGTCACATTAAAGTATAATTTAGGCATGGAATTCCTAATTGACAATTACAGCCAAGTTGCTGACGTCACAATTTATACTCGAAATTGTTTTTGAgcttctttttgaaattttcaaacaattttaatagCAAAATACAACAGAATTTCCATAATTGACACTCAAATTGTACCACTTTCATAGCTTTAGCCGAGACCTTAAGGGATTAAAGGCTTCTAAAAAACAGTCGTTTTTCtcgtataaaattaaaatattttattagaattttttattaacaaagaaattctgaaatttttggaaaaaaaaatattttaaaccggCCATTGTGACGCTATTTCCGGTGACCCCaaggaaaaaagatgcgcccgcgttggcagcaTGACtacttacaggatcatctaaagtgaaaaaatacgtgtttcaAATTGAactttaacttagaacttgaacgAAGAAAGAACTGAAGTTTGGATTTTTgtcattcattaaaaaaaaattaaaatttctcgacattcttttttctttcaaataattgtttttactgaaatttccattttttgacaaaaatgcctggcaaaaatccaaatttcaAAGACCTgtctaaaatttcatgaagatcggttgagtaattCTCGAGAAATCTGGCCATcagacttcaaaaacacagttttgagaaaaacgcgtttaaagacggtgcacttagcctagctagcctcgagggcacaagttctcaaggctgtatttccgaaactataatattacttcttaataaaacaataaaaaaattattttttgaaacccattaattcatgtaaccccttaagtcgCCACTAATACTCCAAAACAGGTTACCAATTGGTTAGTTGTAGCTGTTTTCTATGGCGTAGTCCGTGAAAAAGTAGTTTAACGCAGTCTAGTCATGTCAAGGGGCATACCTGGTCTGAAATTAAAGAGGAAGCTATTTTTAACGCACATTTTGTtaggttatattttttaaaataatatattaaaattcgaTATGTCAAATGGTTTTTGAGTTAGATCTTTCTAAAGTGTAGCCGCTCAGCTCAATCAGCTCAACAAGTTTTCTTTTATTCTATTCTATTTTTCAGATTTGCTTTAGTGATTCTtcctctttattggcgtagacaccgcttacgtggttatagccaagtttacaACAGATTGAGTGATTACTCCTATAaatatatcacaattttttaacatcTTTATAGTTTTCCATGCAGTGACTTACCAGGTTGGTGAGCTGattaaaaatcgaattttgacaGGCCTTACATACAGTTTTTCGAGTCTCTTTTATTTTACCATTCTTTGTTAGTATATGTCATTAGTTAGTATCAGAttacatttgaattaattttatcacTGAACTTTTTTACCAAACCACTTTTACATATTTCTTCTTGTTTATTTTCAGGTTCCTTAAAATGATGTTGGGAAACCCCATACGAAGATAAAGAAAAATGATATCACTCAACAAAAGCATTTCTGCGATATTTCACCTTAAGGCCGAAATATTTGACGATTCAAAGCGAAGGAATATAAGAAagtagaaattaataaaaacaacaacaaaaaatcctATAGTATAGCATATTAGTAATAGCTCGTTTAAGTACTTCTACACGATcatcacactcacacacaaacacacagaagCAATGTCGTGCTGTAATACAAATAAAAGGATTAACTAAGCAAAAGGACAGCCACAAGTTGACACGGACAATTAGAATTTCAACAGCAACGAACCTAAGTTACAAACGGCCGTGAAAATGAGTCGTGAAGAGCCAAAATCGCgtacaacaaataaaacaaacacaacTCATCCCACCATCTACACCACTAACATCCCGCCCACCACACATACcactgcaacagcaacagccacgcaatcaactacaacaacaaccgcatCATCAATCAGTTACACCACCTGCAgcagtgcaacaacaataaattcggACGCCAACACTACAGCATTCCTAACGGCTAGCAGCTGTGATGGCATCGGTGGCAAAATCTCCACTTCAACGCCACACAGGCGTTGTGATGGCGGCGGCGCCACCACTGAAGGTCGCTGCGACGAAGCTGCCGGTGCTGCGCACGCCACATCCCTACGTGATATGCTTAGCGCCGCGTTTCTACCGGACGACAGTATTGCCACAACGATTAGTCCACCGGGCAGCCGTAACTTGAGCACGGTCTCTGCACCGAGCAGCTTCATCAAGTCTACTACTACTGCTCCTACTAACAATTCGACGGGTAGTCCGGTAGCCAAACGTCACCTGAGCGCTGCATCTATGGCACGCATGCGTCCACAGTCGAGTTATTCGGCGCGCGCATTGGTATTCGATGACTCGGATCAAGAGTTGGGCGCTAGTGGTGGCAGCGCCAGCGGCAGTGCTGGCGGTAGTCCACGTGTCAGCTGCAAGCAACAGGAGATGAGTGTAGGCGCCACCAAGTCATCGACAGGGTTGGATATGTTGAGCACATCGTCGAAAGTGTCGGCCGGTGAACATAACGTAAGCACGACATCGTTGATCACATCGCATTCATTGCTGCGTAATTCTAATTTGACCAAGTCGTCGTCGGGTGGCCTATCGGGCAGCTCAGTGTCGTTAACTGGACGCAGCTACAATGCGTTATTACGTAAGATCTCCTACCAGCACGGTTACTCCATGCGCTCGTCCAGCAATGGTGAGTACTACTGTAAATTTGCGCTCTTGTTGTGTTGCTAAAATATTATTGCCTGCATTTTATGATTTAATTCTACTGTAGATACATCAAATTTGGTGCGCATGCGTAATTCGTCGCTGGGTAAGTCGGCACCCTGTCTTACCGGTAGCTACTTACGCGGTAGCGGCGGCGCTGATTCCTCTCACAGCTTGACGCCGGGTCCAAACGCGCTCTCGCAGTCGCATTCGTCAGCCACTTGTAACGTACAGGCGCATGCCACAATGCACCATTGTCACTCGTCACCAAGCGCTGTAAGCGCTGCTGGCGTCGCGGGTGGTTCGAACGCGCCCACAAACACAACGAGCACATTGAACATTTCGCGTTCCAATAGCGGTGTTGGCTTGGGTATTGGCAAACATCATTTACATGGCGTGGTGATGCGCGGCAGCAGTGTTGGCGGCACATCCAGCGGTGTGGCGCATCATCGTTTGAGTTTAGTTACAGCTGGTATAAATGCTTGCACGAACGCTTCGCCGCGTTCACATTCGCCGTACTCGGCGAGTCCGGTCGACAGTCCGCGCATAAATTCACCCATGCAGTTTCCATTTGCGCCCATAAAACGCATAGCATCGTGTCGCGGTGACGGCAGACGTTGGTCCGTGGCTTCATTGCCTTCTTCGGGTTATGGCACGACGCCTGGCAGCTCAAATTTGTCGGTGAGTTAAGAAACAATATATGTGCTTTGAGTGTTTAGTAAAAAATGTCTTTTCTGCAGTCACAGTGCTCCAGCCAGGAAGCGCTCCATCAGCTACAAAACATTCCACCCGGTGAGGATGCAGCGCAAGATGCCGCCAATGCCATCACATGCTGTGTAGAGCATTTACAAGCTGCCATTGCCGCGGCGCCGCGCATGCACTGTCAGAAACACTGCGCTCTACTAACCGCCGCTTACACACCATCAACGCCCACACCTGCTACAATGGCACTAGCAACAACGAGCAAAACAATGTCCGTCCCACAAACAACAACGAACAATACGAGTTTCAACAATAGCAGCACAAAAGAGTCGAACAGAAATGCCGCTGCCAATGCGCAGCAACCGCAGCAGCCCCAAGCCGCACGCCCACACTGTCCCAACTGTTGTGTGGATAGTAATGTATTATGTGCTGGCGGCAAAGTATGCGCCGCCACCGCACCACCAGGCACACCATCGAATGCCGCCAAAATGCCTGCAGGCGCACCACAGCCATGTACGCCCAACGCGAACGCCAACTGCAGCGGTAGCGGCAATAATAGTTGCTCAGCTGGTTTTGCGGGGCGCATGTCGCCCTTTCACCGTCCACGCTCGCGTTCGCTTTCAAGTCCGTCGCGTTCACCAATCGTGGACAACGAGATCGCCATGATGAACACGTTGTATAAGGAACGCTTTCCGAAGGCAACGCAACAGATGGAGGAGCGCCTAAAgcattttataaatgaaaataaaagcgtAGCGTGCAACAGTTTCCGCGACTCGCAGCCAATTGTGCGGTAGGTGCAATTCAATTTAGcattttgtttgcaaaattactattttaactCTTTACAGCTTTGTCCATCATCAAGTGCTTGAAATGGCGCGCGACTGCTTACATAAGTCTGAGGCAAAACTAATAACATCACGTTATTTCTACGAAATGAGTGAGAATCTCGAACGTTTACTATTAGAAACGAAAGATAAATCGCCCGAAGCTGCGGCAGAGCTAACCGGTGTCATTAAAAAGTTACTTTTAATCATATCGCGCCCGGCACGTTTACTCGAATGCCTAGAATTCGATCCGGAGGAGTTTTATCAACTATTGGAGGCTGCTGAGGGTCAAGCCAAAGCAATACAAGGCATCAAAGCCGACATACCGCAGTACATCATACATAAGTTAGGTTTAAATCGTGATCCGATTGCTGAAATGCAACAGGAGATGAAGGAAACGCAGGCTGTTTGTGAGGGCAATCTCTCGGCGGCCGAAATTTCCGCCGTAGCTGATAATTCGCAGGAACAACAAACTCCCTTGCTCTTAAATTCACCACTCACCTGTGTAACAGCCAATTTCAATGCATCGAATACCCTACTGACCGGCGATGCACATGCCGTAAGCAGTGGTTCGTGTACACCACATCCACCGCTGCCGCTGCAACCACCACAAACACCGGTCGCGTGTGGACCTGACATGCCAATGCCCTCATTTGCATCGGCAATCTGCACAGCGGTGGCGAGTGCCACAACCACTGCCACAACGAGCACAGCCAAACAGCAGGCGACACAAACCGCACAGCCGATACCGAACGAACACGATTTCGATATCGTTAAATTGATCTCAAATGGCGCCTACGGTGCGGTGTACCTGGTTAAGCATAAGACTACTCGCCAACGTTTCGCcatgaaaaaaatcaacaaaaataatcTCATTTTGCGTAATCAGGTGGAACAGGTGTTTGCCGAACGTGATATACTCTCATTTGCCGACAATCCCTTTGTGGTGAGCATGTATTGTTCCTTCGAGACGAAAAAGCATTTATGCTTGGTAATGGAGTATGTTGAGGGTGGTGATTGTGCGACGCTTTTGAAGAATATCGGACCATTACCGCCGGATATGGCgcgtttttattttgcagaaaCAGTATTAGCGGTGGAATATTTGCACAGTTATGGCATTGTACATCGCGATCTTAAGCCTGATAATCTACTCATCACGGCTTTGGGGCATATAAAACTCACCGATTTTGGTTTATCGAAAATGGGTTTAATGTCATTGGCCACAAATCTCTACGAAGGCTACATTGATTCGGAGACCCGACAGTTCTCGGATAAGCAGGTGAGTATATGACTTGAAAGGAATCTTAATTTCCGAGATTCGTCTGATAAGTGTCATTCTAGAACTTTCTTTAATATCCGCATATATAAGCCTATCCCTACTTGTTTTTAAAtacgcttatttatttatttaaggttTACGGCACGCCGGAGTATATAGCGCCAGAAGTGATATTACGACAAGGTTATGGCAAACCGGTCGATTGGTGGTCTATGGGTATTATATTGTATGAGTTTTTGATTGGCTGTGTACCATTTTTCGGCGAGACTGCGGAAGAGCTATTCGCACACACGGTCAACGATGATATTGAGTGGCCGGATAGCGAGGATTGGGATGTGCAGCCAGAGGCAAAGGATTTGATAACACAATTGTTGCAGCAAAATCCACGTGAACGTTTAGGCACACAAGGTGGCGCTTTAGAGGTCAAGGAGCATGTATATTTCATAGGTTTAGATTGGAATTCGCTGTTGCGGCAGAAGGCAGAATTTGTGCCACAGTTGTCCACCGAGGACGATACGAGCTATTTCGATAgtgagtttattttttatttatcaagttttacagttatatacaatattaaattatattaatttacagCACGTATGGATCGTTACAATCACGATTTAGCTGGCGAGGACACCGACGATACCGACGACACGCCAGTTTTCGGCTCCTTCTCATCGTTAACGCCACAGTATCGCAAACAACACTATTCTTGGTCACGTGTACCCTCCGCCAGTTCCAGCACCACAATGACACCTACAAGCACCAGTGCAGCATCAGTTTCGGCATCTGCTTCGAGCGCCACTGCTGATAGCTCCTCGAAACAAGCTGAGGTCAAGCCGGAGGTGGTAACTACCGCCGCCAGCAAAGCTGGTAATGTTTCTGTCTGCGATAGTAATACCACGGTGGACTCGTCTATGGCTTTGgtgaaatgcaaaaataactCTGCGCTCTCACCCAGCATGAGCAGCGATTTCATAGCAAACAAACTGCTGACAACGCCACAATTGCGCAAACTGGACGTGAGTATTGCGTTTTATGCCATACAATTTTGTTGTAGTATTATTTGTTactaattttcttcttcttcttccacaGCTTACATCCGGTTGCCTCAAAGTGCCATCCACGCCCGATGCTGACTATCTGCCCGAATTATTGCACAACATCACCATCGGCAATGACAATGAACTACGTCTGCTCAATCAGTTCCTGCGCCAATCATCCATTTCCAGTCCATCGGCTTCACCGGCTAGCAGCGCCGGCAGCGGCACCGCTTATTTGCAACAACGCCAACGTCAACCGCAACGCCATAGCATGCCAGCAACGACAACGGCCATAATTACCACACCCGCTACACCGCCGGCAACGATTGTGAGTGCCGCGGCCGCTCAAGCAGCTGCAATTGCCGCCGCCGAAACGCATGCCACGTCGCACTCCACAACTACCGCTTTGGTGAAGGTAGCACATCCGCATC
This genomic stretch from Bactrocera dorsalis isolate Fly_Bdor chromosome 5, ASM2337382v1, whole genome shotgun sequence harbors:
- the LOC105227351 gene encoding uncharacterized protein LOC105227351 → MSREEPKSRTTNKTNTTHPTIYTTNIPPTTHTTATATATQSTTTTTASSISYTTCSSATTINSDANTTAFLTASSCDGIGGKISTSTPHRRCDGGGATTEGRCDEAAGAAHATSLRDMLSAAFLPDDSIATTISPPGSRNLSTVSAPSSFIKSTTTAPTNNSTGSPVAKRHLSAASMARMRPQSSYSARALVFDDSDQELGASGGSASGSAGGSPRVSCKQQEMSVGATKSSTGLDMLSTSSKVSAGEHNVSTTSLITSHSLLRNSNLTKSSSGGLSGSSVSLTGRSYNALLRKISYQHGYSMRSSSNDTSNLVRMRNSSLGKSAPCLTGSYLRGSGGADSSHSLTPGPNALSQSHSSATCNVQAHATMHHCHSSPSAVSAAGVAGGSNAPTNTTSTLNISRSNSGVGLGIGKHHLHGVVMRGSSVGGTSSGVAHHRLSLVTAGINACTNASPRSHSPYSASPVDSPRINSPMQFPFAPIKRIASCRGDGRRWSVASLPSSGYGTTPGSSNLSSQCSSQEALHQLQNIPPGEDAAQDAANAITCCVEHLQAAIAAAPRMHCQKHCALLTAAYTPSTPTPATMALATTSKTMSVPQTTTNNTSFNNSSTKESNRNAAANAQQPQQPQAARPHCPNCCVDSNVLCAGGKVCAATAPPGTPSNAAKMPAGAPQPCTPNANANCSGSGNNSCSAGFAGRMSPFHRPRSRSLSSPSRSPIVDNEIAMMNTLYKERFPKATQQMEERLKHFINENKSVACNSFRDSQPIVRFVHHQVLEMARDCLHKSEAKLITSRYFYEMSENLERLLLETKDKSPEAAAELTGVIKKLLLIISRPARLLECLEFDPEEFYQLLEAAEGQAKAIQGIKADIPQYIIHKLGLNRDPIAEMQQEMKETQAVCEGNLSAAEISAVADNSQEQQTPLLLNSPLTCVTANFNASNTLLTGDAHAVSSGSCTPHPPLPLQPPQTPVACGPDMPMPSFASAICTAVASATTTATTSTAKQQATQTAQPIPNEHDFDIVKLISNGAYGAVYLVKHKTTRQRFAMKKINKNNLILRNQVEQVFAERDILSFADNPFVVSMYCSFETKKHLCLVMEYVEGGDCATLLKNIGPLPPDMARFYFAETVLAVEYLHSYGIVHRDLKPDNLLITALGHIKLTDFGLSKMGLMSLATNLYEGYIDSETRQFSDKQVYGTPEYIAPEVILRQGYGKPVDWWSMGIILYEFLIGCVPFFGETAEELFAHTVNDDIEWPDSEDWDVQPEAKDLITQLLQQNPRERLGTQGGALEVKEHVYFIGLDWNSLLRQKAEFVPQLSTEDDTSYFDTRMDRYNHDLAGEDTDDTDDTPVFGSFSSLTPQYRKQHYSWSRVPSASSSTTMTPTSTSAASVSASASSATADSSSKQAEVKPEVVTTAASKAGNVSVCDSNTTVDSSMALVKCKNNSALSPSMSSDFIANKLLTTPQLRKLDLTSGCLKVPSTPDADYLPELLHNITIGNDNELRLLNQFLRQSSISSPSASPASSAGSGTAYLQQRQRQPQRHSMPATTTAIITTPATPPATIVSAAAAQAAAIAAAETHATSHSTTTALVKVAHPHPSLIPAVAAATSRSTPESSTATDSDDFSPQIHRKRKGVCARDILPRFSISIEDETVSGGSSSAENTREQSPLALQHHHKSMDGHLGKHRSRSIVKSASALGLSLMSSAVDNQQLAQQLCGIAAGIQSPGSGAGASGNGGSSTASSRDTSPCRDLSPLVTNLKPPIIIRRGPRGFGFTVHTIRVYYGDTDFYTMHHLVMAVEEGSPAFEAGLRPADLITHVNGELVQGLYHTQVLQLLLSGGEHVTLRATPLEHTSIQSGGRKRDLMQSKLAKKGVNRQKKQTKKEHDKKRKTSLFRRISNKRASAEIQQIAAGIVGSPTNTAVASVVSGACGAGGVGNVNNRNLSPMDSSYHSSSCCQSAGNSSQSTSPSSSAPNTPTCGGSGAQTQPTFASTPAKASGLTISTSAAAVLMPHGASGAGAAGPSGAIGGNIPVSPTSVPQLYQRPSTLHGLKHKLHTAGCGVNNAVAVCPTAGSGAGVVKSLHTSAAGALPPNRRKSVGHIPLSPLARTPSPSPLPASPTRSPSPLAFPIVGHQPGASNTTQSYSPGSSLPTVQTMASGSKKSGFVRTKSGEPSSPLLRRALSPDRLHPRSAEAKCTLISPLCCSPPIKQPQQRVIGGVWRPSTGTSTSVGVSGGAGTSSNAVTTLPPINTMQQSFTCIGGGASMNNNNNGNGAATAGSGDAANESQMPIASVLNMTEQTPLTVSTPTNIALPAPGEMLPRIAEEKDSPTSTHESEEEAAPAVAATTNLTSATTLGASGVNVMQTIDEHGDETASGACDTGGAMAAKKERDNSNSLTRDNRKKNVEEKSTMSNASAKSGSGANNRSSSAPSSGRRESTSPSVTAAKSTNPTTATSTKHKKQ